The stretch of DNA cttataattttttaaaaaaaattgacatagttttgaaacactatcaaatatttttaaaaaattataagtttttaaacatgttatttgaattaataatatattggttttgtatatttctatgatttagaCAGAGGGTAATAACACaaatgacttaaaaaaaggatCAAAATGATATTCTCGTGCAGGGGTAAAATAGTCATTTAACACCGTGAGTCCTTCCGTCCAAAGGAAGGACAACCGGTTTATTcaattcagaaaagaaaagtaagggcaaaaacaaaaacctaaaaaaataggacaaaattaatattagaaCCTGAAACAGGGACAGAAACAAAATTGCCTTATACAATTTTAGTCCCCGTTTAGTCTCTCATGTTTAGATTTTTAGGGACTAAACCAAACTAAAGTGAAGAGACTAATGAATTAGTAACCTAAACCAAACTAGGCCTAAATACATATGAGAGAAAGTGAAAGGGAAAAATAGTTGAGCCTAGCTTgcaactaatctattactataatAGAAACTTACTAGTAGTTTGGCTCTGCTGTTACACTTGTTTCTACTGATACAATAATCACGCGtactttaatattaatatCTTACGaacttcgtcccaaaataaatcaatttttcagttttttaataaaatatttgacttttatcttatttttaaaaaataatatttattattataagatgataaaacatgaatagtacattgtacatgactattttttcaattttttaaaagtttttcaaataaaatggatggtaAAACGCTCATATAGAAACTAAACTAAGAAATGCTCTTTTTTGGAGGGAGCAGTACGTTAGGGCTACTTGTTCGGACAgagaatgtttatatttaataactGTGAGAGTATTACTTTTAAACACTATTTTAAATAACTGAATAGCTGCATGATTTTGTGGTAACTATGAAATGATACAAACTAATGAATTAGCTATTCACACCCTCCCATCTTTCGCTTATgccaaaacttaaatttttgatgttaaatttagagttaattttatgatttttttaccaaagtttatttttcagctttggcttttaggtcgctaagaacacatatataaaattttattcacaggTTATTCTtggtttgcaaatataccgtttggatttttcataaaaagtcaaacaatcacccttttAGATATAGAATAGTAAATAATTACATTGTTTAAAGATTGGGGAAGCTTATCATGCAATAGAACTGTCCCATTTATAAGCAGCGGAGAGCCGAAGATAACATTGGTATATTTGCTCACGAATTGCAAGTTAATCATGCATGTTCATTTGGCCGGGAGCCACACACTGGCTAGCCTTTTGTTTCTCGTGGCTGATACAATAATTGACACGATAGTTAAGTAGGCCTCCCACATTATCGATCGGTATTTGGTTGGGACCATTACATCACATCGaaccatttatatatatattctcgaTTTATTATATTGCTCAATTGCCTTGCCACATGATGTTTTTCTGCATTCTTAGACgagatgttttgtttttatccttttagatgttttgtttttatccttttagaaaaaaaagcttcTTTATAGAGAAAAAGACAAGTCGGTGATTTGCCATCCATATGTGTgttttgctgattttttttataatctagccatttttacaaacaaatttcataaatagacacatttaaaaatattatctaaaaatagaccTATTTTTACGTGGCGCCAAGGTATAACAGTTGGGCGCAACGATGCATGGCACTGAGGTGGGGTTGACTGATCTAACTCCTTGCCAACCCAATCAACCCATGTCAGTGCCACGCATCGTGGCGCCGAGCTATTATACCTCGGCGCTACGTTACGTGGCGCCGAAAAATAGGTctacttttatataatattttaaaatagatcatttgtggaattttttttgcaaaaaaggctaaaatgtaaaaaaaattatctgttTTTTTGTGCTGTATGTGGTGGCTAGGTATAGCTCCTAGCAAGTACTTTATCCGTTTAATtaagattcatctatatactaacatattattttatatatgttggtttcttaatatttatataaatttaaataatgcTAAAAAGTCATAGTAGCAACCATCATGTAAGTCAGTTGTAAAGTAACCACGAAAGACTAGAGTGACAGCTAGACAGATgcatctcatcttttcacttatgcttatacttataagcaaccttaaatttagagttaactttggattttttttccaaattttattttcagccttggctttttagaacgctaagaatacatatatatataaatgttttatttataaatcattcgagaaaaaaccaaacaacccctGTCTCATAGGCTAATAAGGCCAATTATGTGAACTAAAATGAAGCCCAAATATTGCGGGCCCATCACATTACAGATGTACTACTTCTTTCCAAATCAGATCAGcatcatattttcatttttgctaatgtttataatctaaaatgtaaattttctaccttaaatttggagttaattttagagtgtTTTCATcgcagtttattttctagtctttgtatttagatcgctaagaacacatatataaaattttatttataaattaattttgtttgccAATATTCATTTTCAGTAGACCTCACACATGTTAATACAAAgcttaaaactaaaatatatttattttactaaacTTCAAAGGTGTTTGTCCCGTAGTATCATAAACTATATTGATTcctcaacaaaaaaatatttatggtacAAACGAAAGAAACGCATGAAATTGGAGTTGAAATGGAGTATTCGTGGATGGAGGGAATAATAAGAGCAAGTAtcctactacctccatttcgtattgtaagactttctagtacTATCCAAATTCATTAACTGATGAATGcatttatatattcattagaattcatataaatataaaagtcttatattgtgaaacggagtgagtaataatagataataaaaaataaggagaGTTAGCTCTACACCTACTATACATACATTAAATAAATGGGtgataaaaaagatgaaaaaaaaagtaaatcagTGTTATAGCTAACATTATATATGTTAGTTTTAATATAACCTAACTATCGTACCTCTAATGGCCGCATTCTTGTGGATCGTGGTCATCATGGTTCCGGATCCACGATTTCTAATAAAAGGAAAATTGTATTAGATAGCATAttctaaactatttttcattataaCAATATTATCCGTCCAATCATCATAGCGATATATTACACAAAAGTAAAGTATGTTATTTCTACATCATCCACTAGAAACTCTCTGCATCTCCTATTCTACCTTAATTGATTCACAGGGATTATTGGCTTGTCGCTAGGGATGAAATAGTCAGAatggtccaaaaaaaaatcgtctctcccatttcatttttatgtttttttaaatcagAAATGAAAACGAATTAGTCAGAAAAGATAACGATATCgataatatcaaaatttttcacaAACGGAATCTTCACAATAGAGTTGTGCCAATATCGGTTGAAAACCAAAATTCACATATAAAACAAACTAACTATAATAATGTATATTCCGCCATGCTTATGCATAAATGTATAAACATACCACTTCATACCATCATACAACAACAATAAATCATGTCATTCATATAAAATCATGTCATTCATAATCAATTGAGCATATAAGGatatatcataaataataactTTGACGGTCGCTCAACGATATAACAGATATAACAAATTGACAGTAAGTCCAGCAAACAATATAACCAAAGGATAGGCCAGGCAGACGCTGTGACCGATGAGGAGAGGGGCAGATTGGGGCCAGTCGTCGGCTTGGGCGGAACGCGGCGGATGCAGTTAGGCATTGGCGGTTGTGCCTCCGTGGGTTAGGGTTAGCCATAACAAGACACATGAGTCATGGTTATTTTGGGGCAACAAACATTTCGTTAAAATaaagggttaatttgatccatgccactgcaaatttgcaattttagaaaaataccattactatTCGCGATATCGGCTAGAGGCcactataattttacaaaattagatCCATACCATTGCCGTCACATTTTCCATCttcatataaaccaaaatacccctagacgtgggacccacatgtcagttcCATCTTCCTCCTTCGTCCTCCCCCTTTCCTTCCCTCCATGTCTCTCTCCGGACAGCGGTAgatgtcgccgccgtcgttgagGTGGGCACGGAAGCCGTGGATGGGCGTCGCACAACGCCAGAGGGCGTGGGCCGAGAAGCGCCACGATGGCGGTGCGAAACTTCGTGTCTAACCATGACTCGTCGTCGGCGTTGAAGATCACGTTGCTGAGCGCGTGCACGTGTGGGTGATGGAGTTCTTGCGCAGGGCGGGCATGTCACACATCGTCGAGGGGCCGTCTAGAGCCGATCTATTCGTCGGTACCCGGTCCGCCTACCGCCGCCACATCCTAAACTTGCAGAACAGCAGCAAGAAGTAAGTGGGAGCAACTCGATGTCGAGGAAGGGGATGCACGGCAAACAGCAGTAGCATCTAGCTCCACCAGTGCCTCCGAGAAGGGTCGCGGCGACACCACAGCCTCATGCACCCCTCACACCTttgccaccgccaccaacTCCATCGCCACCCACGGCGAgacgagaagaagaaaaagaaaggagaacgTGACGGAAAAGATGACGGTGATGGCATGGcttcaattttataaaattacagTGGCACATAGTCGATATCGTGAatagtaatggtatttttctaatacGAAGAATTTATAGTGGCatggatcaaattaaccctaaaacAAAACATACTAATAGGCTACTCTATTAGAGGTATTTTGGACCCTTATTTTGGACCCTCAGAGATTTCCTCCATTGGATGTATTTTGGGCCCTCGGAAATTTCCAGCCCAATACGAGATGCCTATCCAAACAAAACTTacaagaatttattttataccgGATGAAACGgtcagaaattttttataccggATGAACCGGTCGGATATGATCGGGATTTTCTATACCATTTTCTAGGGATATCGCTACCAGTGACTCAGTGAGTTTACTGGACCTTTGTTGAATTCTATCAAATCTTACTGAATATTGTCAATGCGCTACTCGATTACGTTCGTTATCACAACACTTAAGCGGTTATTGTCGATACAAGTGAAACCTTGATTTAAAGTGCGACCAGTGGCTCAAAACAACTAACGCCCagtagtttttcgtttcaatCTGTTCGCAGATTTAAAGAGCGACCAGTGGCTCAAATTTTTCGTTTCAGATCGAGCACATAGATTATCTGACAGGTCTAAATTTCTGTTGGGATATCCTTCCTTTCCTGGTGATCGGCAAACACTATCAGCGTTCATttacaaaagagaaaagaaaaaaaaatgatgtctAAGGCCTAAGCTATGGCCATATTGACATATCAAatctcagcagcagcagcaatgtaTGCAGCAAAGCCTACAGATCACAAACTACAAAACGGCCTGATCTAATgttgtttctttccttttcattGTCTTGTATCAGACAGTCAGAGCAAATCACATACTGAACATGAAGTTGGACAAAATTCACAACCTCTGATGAAATTGACAAGCATGAGATGAGCTTATTAATTGCATCATCACTTGCAAATGAGCCCTAAAGCAAGCCACTGCAGACCAAAGTGGACAAGCTGATGCAGTTCACAAACTAACCAATATGACGGCTAAACAATGAGTGATGCTTGACACACTGCAACTAGTAGCATCCTGAGTACCTGAGACTCTTCAAAAGAGAAATGAAATTCATGTCTTCCTCATTCAAATTCCAGGTTTCACTCCGAATGGATCAGAGCAGACAATGAGATTCGATATTGCAATAGGAAATCAAACGATTTCGTAGATGAGACAACGGTGACAGATAAGTAAGCGACTAAATCATGAACAACTAACACACAATGAGTTCTTGATCTATCAAGACAGAAGACATCAGAGACAAATATTGGTTCCAAAACTTAATTCTCATCGATGGTAAATTATGATGGTAAAATTTCTCAAGAGAAAAAATGTAACAGGAGGAAGCAGCGACAAGGTACAACCATTTTGCTGCCGGTGACGAAGACGACTAATCGATCTCCTGGagggaggcgccggcggcggcaacgtcCTCGGCGGTGAACTTGCCCTTGGCCttgtcggcggcgcggccgcgcgcCTTGCGGTCGAGGATGGCCTTGCGGTCCTTGTCGAGCTTGAGCTTGGTGACGACGACCTTGGAGGGGTGGATCCCGACGTTGACGGTGGAGCCGTTCACCTTCTCCCTGGTGATGCGCTCGACGTGGATgacccaccggcggcggtaCACCTGCACCACCTTCCCCTCCCGCCCCTTGTAGCTGCCCCTCACCACCTGCACCTCGTCGTCCTTGCGCACGGGGATGGACCGCACGTTGTACTTGCTGCGGAGCTCCGCCGACAGCGCCGCCGACATCAGCACGCGGCggacggaggacggcgccgtgAAGTGCGCCTTGCGGCACTTGCGCCGGGAGCTCGTCACGCGGGGGTTGCGcttcatggcggcggcggtggcggcggcgcggggagctagggttttgggTGGGTGATGGGGGAGGGGTGGATGGCGGGGTGGAGAGGGTATATAGCCGGCGTCGATGGCGAATGGACGGCGGGGATTCGTCGGATGGAATGGGTGTTTGGGCCGAGATTTTCTTTCGTATGTAGTAGTTGGGCTTTGACCTACAGTAAGGCCTCGTTTATATCGGCCTCAATTTCGGCCCATCTGCATCCGTGGGCCGTCATTTTGTACCAATGTCTAGGGCCACATATGTGACATTTTGGGCCATCTAAACAACACATAatctaggattttttttattttttattaaaaaattaaaaatagatttttttttttcaaaagtagcaaacctaacacaggAACGCGAGTGAGCACTGTACTCTATGTGGCAAACGGCGAGAGGAGTGGGAGCAACTGTCATTGGATGGATAGTGAATTTTGTAGTGGCCCACTAGCAAAATTCACACTCTCGAATAAATAGAAAGGACGAGTCATTTTATAAGCTGTCCCGTTAACATCCTATAGTTGGACGTTTGAAGGTTTGCAAAACACATCGGGAGCGAGTTGGGCCGCATTCGGCTGGAGGGGAGTGGGTTATTATTACGtcgaaaacgtagtaatagattagtacatgattaaatagttattaattattaaaaatataaaatagattaatatgattttttaaacaacttttctagaattttttttttataaaaatacattatttaataattcaaaagcgtgtgcgtgaaaaacgagaggacCGATAATTTACTGGAtctgccgaacacggcctcgCAGGACTAAGCAATTTTTAGTCCACCATCTTCGAGCTACAAAGAACGCATCCTACCTCTGTCGGCAAGGACGGAGGTACCAGATAATCCACGCGCGTGTTATTGTTTATcttcttaattaataaagaGACGCACATTACATAACTATAATTAATCGTCTAAAATTCATCACACGATGGACAATTGGATACGCTGGGTCATGCATATGTGTGGGATACATCGAAACGAACGCGTCGTCGTGGTcgctggcggcgccggcaaaAGGATGGACGCCCATGCGTACATGCTTGCTCGTAACATATGGAGTATATGCGTACGTGACGGCTACGAATTCGGCGTTCCGCGGCGCCAGCCTAAAAAATGCCAGCAAAACCACGTCCCTTTTGGGCGAATTACGCTGAACCCACACCAGGTTTGCCAAAAACCGATTGGCCTATCTATGGCTGTAATATATCCCCACGCGGTTACTACGAAAACCGTGACAAAATCACATGTTAAGAGAAATATAAAAtcgaattttttatatactctGCGCGATTTGCTGTAGTAATCGAGTGGTAAGCCACGGTGGGTTGAAaccggaaagaaaaaaaatacggaagataattttagaaaaattatagatagCTAGTATAGAAAAAGTTGTGCATGAATTTCTTGGTATAATCTTTAGCATATTTAGCGAACAATGTCAAATAGATATGTGCTATATAGAGAAAGCGTAGATCTCGAATGGGTCTAtaactttgtaatattttttttcatttgatattATTTACATGTccatgtttgaatttttcattgattgaatatatttgaaatatatgatatttttgaatttttcaaatgaCATCGAATGAAGATATGCTCCATATCAAAATTGTAGATGTTGAGTTTATCTACAACTTACAATTAACTATAtttcaatttgatttttttgttggccaaatatatgttataattatttgaatatattttaaaaatgaattgctaaaatttttaaatgaccTCGGGTGAAGAATGTTCCTATATAAAAGCTGTAGATCTCATCGAGAACACTAACTATGTAATTGagaacttttaaatttaagatcatatagatattcaaatatgcattatatgatttaaaaattaatagtcaaaagaataaaatagaagaAGCAATCAAAAGTGTTTCCTAGGTAAGATGGTTAGTGTGTGTCTATAGATGTGGAGGTCTTGAGTTCCAAATCCTAAACtaccacatatatatgatgGTGTAGATGGTGCTAGGCATGCTAGATTTCTAAACttagaactatttttttatttcgagTATATTTCCGTAACAGTTCATAATTATAAgccattacaaatatatcattttcgTAATGATTCGTAATCATGACCCGttacatatatatcatttctGTAATGAGGATTTACCCATTACCAATGATTTTTCATATCAATAACCTTTCATCCGTAACGGAACCAATACCCGTTATCGATAAGGGTATTGACCTATGACGGACAAGGTGTTTAGTGTCAGTAAACCTAGCTTATCAAAGATGAGAGCGATGTGGTTGCAGTGAATTTATCAATATTAAGTTACGGTGGCCATCTTAGAGATGCTCATAGTGGCAGGATATGCATATGTGTACATTTAGATAGGTTTGAGTATattctttaaaataaaatggtctaagaaaaatctataattagatttaagacaaatgattgaaaatgtattaaaaagtcaatgacattatctattaaaatacagacGCATAAACATATGATATATGATagcattttctatttttccctCTTCCCACGTAGCATGCAGTTGCAATTTTGCAACGTGAACAACATGCATACATATGTGCAGGGGAGAAGGGATATACTTTCTtggaattttttggatttttaatattatttattaaataattcacaaaattgatttttcattTCGAAAAATCACAGATCTAACCTCTcgccgccctctaggaggacgGAAAGCCTACGTGGCACACGACGCGGCAGACGGCAGTGAACGTGATGACGACGCTCAgtgaatttatataaaattgccACTCGCGCCCGGGAATTTTTCGATTGAACCGTGCTTTgtcacatatatttataatgtatgtaattgtttaatcATGAGTAGTACCTTAGCTTAGTGGTCACTGCTATATCCTGGAGACCAGCAAGAATTCAACCTCTGGTCTCTCGAATAGAAGAGGGGGATAGTAATCACTGCCAAGGTAGTACTTATGTAGTACTTATGATTAAATAATAcgctatacatatatgtatcaaactaCGGTTTAATTAAAAAGTTCTCAGGCACAAGCGACAATTtgcatttttacataaaaCCCCTTGGGCCAAACGCAAAAATTCACCGAGCACCGTCATCGCGTTCACTGCCGTCCACCACGCCGTGTGCTACATAGGCTTTCCACCTCAGGTTAGATTTGTCGTTTTTCGcgaattatttaataaataaaattaaaaacccaaaaagtCTACTTTCTTGTATGCTACCACCTCTGTTtgataatgtaagatgtttgacttttttggttgcaacatttgactattcgtcttattcaaaaatttagtacaaatataaaaaatgatatgtcgtgcttaaagttcttttgataataaagtaaattataagaaaaataaatgatattttcataattttttaaataagataaataattaaatattacaagtgcattatgaaatggagggagggCTTCATTCCAAATAAAACTACTTCGTCGATGCTCAAAGCTACAAGTACAATGCCAGTATCTGAAAATTCTCTATCCTTGAGCATTTTGGATTTCAATGATTCATTGTTTGAGTGCCACGTTTGTTGCTTGCAGGTTACCGTGCCCCATTTTTCCAGGCCACTGCATTTCCACAGATTCCAGACTACTGAAATTTTCTGGATATCCTACTCAGACTCTATTCAGTTACGACTACACGGGTATTTCTgtgtattaattaaatatatggcacttttgatttttattcaGTTTCTTTTGCAACTTTGACTactgttttttctattagataataatgataatatacaacaaaattatgatattgtataaatagttataaagaAAATCCAGATTTTTATGCTTTTAAAACTGAATATTTTAAGAGCGATTGATGACTAaagatttaaaagtttgatcgaAAAAATTGACAATGTCATATGGTAGTAGTATCTAAATACGGAGGGAGTGGTATTGATCAGTTTCTCTATGGAAAACAATGTCTATGGCTCTCTTCCTGCCATGTGCCAATATGCAATGGAGGTAGGTATGGATGGTCGATACGGTTAATAATTAGCTGAAAACTCGAGTGGAGTGTACATGcaaatagaatatatattgatcttaGATTGTTGACTGAGTACTATAGCCGGAGTAGATTATTATATAGCGATACTATGACTAAATCACAGAGTAGTGATGGTCGATCGGTCAATTGCGTCTTATCCAGGAATGCACCATTATTGTATATGCTCCTATGGGCTTAATTAGCACTATCAACACACCCCAAGAACAGATCAGCCAATGATTTTGTCGGTAGAGTATCATATCACTCAAGCTGCAAATTAACCAAGCAAACAAATCTGCATACCATGCATGACACAGATCAATCATATATAGTACTGTGATATGATCCAGTTTCTATACAATGATACAGATGCAATCTCTGCAAGCTTGATCTCCAGGAATGAAAGCATTCAGAGCTAATTCAGCTAACTGGGAACACTAGCATGCAGTAGCAGAAAGAAAAGGATCAGCTTTAGCTACAGCTGtagggtctgtttggggagctttagatttttctgagaatctgaaaaGCTCATAAACCCAAATTCTCCAGcttttggatttttagtttattttttagaatatgtaactatagattctcagaagctgtggaccgtttgaGACAAATTAAAGCTTCCCTAAACAGGCAGTCCAGTAGTAATTGACAATTTCACGAGGGCACAGTCAGCAAGCACGATCTC from Oryza brachyantha chromosome 12, ObraRS2, whole genome shotgun sequence encodes:
- the LOC102704101 gene encoding 60S ribosomal protein L26-1-like, with protein sequence MKRNPRVTSSRRKCRKAHFTAPSSVRRVLMSAALSAELRSKYNVRSIPVRKDDEVQVVRGSYKGREGKVVQVYRRRWVIHVERITREKVNGSTVNVGIHPSKVVVTKLKLDKDRKAILDRKARGRAADKAKGKFTAEDVAAAGASLQEID